In Cystobacter fuscus DSM 2262, one DNA window encodes the following:
- a CDS encoding fused MFS/spermidine synthase, giving the protein MNARVWKIAPLLFGSGFCALVYQTAWQRELRLIFGASTAASAAVLAIFMGGLGLGGALLGARVDRHKRPLAFYADLELLISLSAAVTPLLVVLARTLYVTLGGTVSLGLGVGTLIRLLLSTLVLAVPTLLMGGTLPAAARAAETPEDVRRRALAVLYGVNTLGAVAGATASTFLLFEVFGTRTTLWLATLVNVLVALVARSVARSLPESETEQAHAAPVPEEARALPLPPRAFVLTAAALVGFAFFLMEMVWYRMTSPLLGGSTFTFGLILMVALAGIGLGGAAYAAWGRTRPATLRGFALTCILEALLLAMPLALGDKVAVLATLTRSLSVFGFSGLVLSWTLLAALVVFPAAFVSGVQFPLLLALLGRGGEQVGRQVGLAYAWNTVGSIVGSLAGGFGLLPLLTAPGVWRTVGGVLVVLGLVAAAMALRWEQAPPSRLLPSLLAAALTVVLLSAEGPSAVWRHGGIGAGRSRVDTTSTQEMRDSASRLRGSLLWEADGVESSVGILGTDGLSFHVNGKSDGNSVGDASTQVMGGLIGALAHPNPRHALVIGLGTGSTSGWLGSVPEMERVDTVEIEPAILEMARQCADVNERVLDNPKVNIIFDDAREVLLASHESYDIIFSEPSNPYRAGIASLFSREFYQGVRRRLAPGGIFLQWVQAYEVDARTVRSIYATLTSEFGAVESWKTQAGDLILMATAEPWRHDLERMRARVAQEPYRRALAATWETTELEGVLSHFIAGPALALRLSKGQEALINTDDLSYVEFAFARSVGRSHTGFAPELLRQLGVELGADRPEVARGTVDWQRVEELRLPAQWDPPRRPDLNASKLQAHRAVYAAYNRQQPSEALKLWQRTQAQPRDITELRLVGELLVRQGDEAALPLLEQLEVSLPFDARSLRAQWLVSKDRHAEATQSLESAFAMLHQVPWGSNKLLEQAMALSETIARKDAALGERLWNALARPFSNNRGEDGRKWTRLVLASVLGFSQRCVEALAPYEPHIPWTRSFLEKRASCYVETHHSLEDEALADIANFMSMEPPPLLEDGGNAPPP; this is encoded by the coding sequence ATGAACGCACGTGTCTGGAAGATTGCTCCCCTGCTGTTTGGCTCGGGATTTTGTGCCCTCGTGTACCAGACGGCATGGCAGCGGGAGTTGCGCCTCATCTTCGGAGCATCCACGGCGGCGTCGGCCGCGGTGCTGGCCATCTTCATGGGCGGTCTGGGCCTGGGAGGCGCCCTGCTCGGGGCGCGCGTGGACCGGCACAAGCGTCCGCTGGCCTTCTACGCCGACCTGGAGCTGCTCATCTCCCTGAGCGCGGCGGTGACACCGCTGCTCGTGGTGCTGGCGCGCACCCTCTACGTGACCCTGGGCGGTACGGTGTCACTGGGCCTGGGCGTGGGCACCCTGATCCGGCTGCTGCTCTCGACGCTGGTGCTCGCGGTGCCCACGCTGCTCATGGGCGGCACCCTGCCCGCGGCCGCGCGCGCCGCGGAGACACCCGAGGACGTGCGGCGCCGGGCACTCGCGGTGCTCTACGGCGTCAACACGCTGGGCGCCGTGGCGGGCGCCACCGCGTCCACCTTCCTGCTCTTCGAGGTGTTCGGCACCCGCACGACGCTGTGGCTGGCCACCCTGGTCAACGTGCTGGTCGCGCTCGTGGCGCGCTCGGTGGCGCGGAGTCTGCCCGAGTCCGAGACGGAACAGGCGCATGCCGCCCCCGTCCCCGAGGAGGCCCGGGCGCTCCCCCTGCCCCCACGCGCCTTCGTCCTCACGGCGGCGGCCCTGGTGGGCTTCGCCTTCTTCCTCATGGAGATGGTGTGGTACCGGATGACGAGCCCCCTGCTGGGCGGCTCCACCTTCACCTTCGGCCTCATCCTGATGGTGGCGCTGGCGGGCATTGGCCTGGGGGGCGCGGCGTACGCGGCCTGGGGGCGGACGCGTCCGGCCACCCTGCGAGGCTTCGCCCTGACGTGCATCCTGGAGGCGCTGCTGCTCGCCATGCCGCTGGCCCTGGGAGACAAGGTGGCGGTGCTCGCGACGCTGACGCGGTCCCTGTCCGTCTTCGGCTTCAGCGGACTGGTGTTGAGCTGGACCCTCCTGGCCGCGCTGGTGGTGTTTCCCGCCGCCTTCGTCTCGGGCGTGCAGTTCCCCTTGCTGCTGGCGCTGCTGGGTCGGGGCGGCGAGCAGGTGGGCCGGCAGGTGGGCCTGGCCTACGCGTGGAACACCGTGGGCTCCATCGTGGGCTCGCTGGCCGGCGGCTTCGGTCTGCTGCCCCTGCTGACGGCCCCGGGCGTGTGGCGGACGGTGGGCGGGGTGCTGGTGGTGCTCGGCCTGGTGGCGGCGGCAATGGCCCTGCGCTGGGAGCAGGCGCCGCCCTCGCGGCTGCTCCCCTCGCTGCTCGCGGCCGCGCTCACCGTCGTCCTGCTCTCGGCCGAGGGGCCCTCCGCCGTCTGGCGGCATGGCGGCATTGGCGCCGGACGCAGTCGGGTGGACACGACCTCCACCCAGGAGATGCGCGATTCCGCATCGCGGCTGCGCGGCTCCTTGCTGTGGGAAGCGGATGGCGTGGAGAGCAGCGTGGGCATCCTCGGCACGGACGGCCTGTCCTTCCACGTCAATGGCAAGTCGGATGGCAACAGCGTGGGCGATGCGAGCACCCAGGTGATGGGTGGACTCATCGGGGCCCTCGCCCATCCGAATCCGCGCCACGCCCTCGTCATCGGACTGGGCACCGGCAGCACCTCGGGCTGGCTGGGCTCGGTGCCGGAGATGGAGCGCGTGGACACGGTGGAGATCGAACCGGCCATCCTGGAGATGGCGCGCCAGTGCGCGGACGTCAACGAGCGCGTGCTGGACAACCCCAAGGTGAACATCATCTTCGATGATGCGCGCGAGGTGCTGCTCGCCTCCCACGAGTCCTACGACATCATCTTCTCCGAGCCCTCCAACCCCTACCGGGCCGGCATCGCCAGCCTCTTCTCGCGCGAGTTCTACCAGGGGGTGCGGCGGCGGCTGGCGCCCGGAGGCATCTTCCTGCAGTGGGTGCAGGCCTACGAGGTGGACGCGCGCACGGTGCGCAGCATCTACGCCACCCTCACCTCCGAGTTCGGCGCCGTGGAGTCCTGGAAGACGCAGGCCGGAGACCTCATCCTGATGGCCACCGCGGAGCCGTGGCGCCATGACCTGGAGCGCATGCGGGCCCGAGTGGCCCAGGAGCCCTACCGCCGGGCCCTGGCCGCGACGTGGGAGACCACGGAGCTGGAAGGCGTCCTGTCCCACTTCATCGCGGGCCCGGCACTGGCCCTGCGCCTGTCCAAGGGGCAGGAGGCGTTGATCAACACGGATGATCTGTCCTACGTGGAGTTCGCCTTCGCCCGCAGCGTGGGCCGCTCCCACACGGGCTTCGCACCCGAGCTGTTGCGCCAGCTCGGCGTCGAGCTGGGCGCGGACCGGCCGGAGGTGGCGCGAGGGACGGTGGACTGGCAGCGCGTCGAGGAGCTCCGGCTGCCCGCGCAGTGGGACCCGCCCCGCCGGCCCGACCTGAACGCCAGCAAGCTCCAGGCCCACCGCGCCGTGTATGCCGCCTATAACCGCCAGCAACCATCCGAGGCGTTGAAGCTGTGGCAGCGGACGCAGGCGCAGCCCCGGGACATCACGGAGTTGCGGCTGGTGGGCGAGCTCCTGGTCCGGCAAGGCGATGAAGCCGCCCTGCCCCTGCTGGAGCAGCTGGAAGTCTCGCTTCCCTTCGATGCCAGGTCCCTGCGCGCCCAGTGGTTGGTGAGCAAGGACCGCCATGCCGAGGCCACGCAGTCACTCGAGAGCGCCTTCGCCATGCTTCACCAGGTGCCCTGGGGCAGCAACAAACTGCTCGAACAGGCCATGGCCCTGAGCGAGACCATCGCCCGGAAGGACGCCGCCCTGGGAGAGCGGTTGTGGAACGCGCTCGCCCGGCCCTTCTCCAACAACCGGGGGGAGGACGGCCGCAAGTGGACGCGCCTGGTACTGGCCTCGGTCCTCGGGTTTTCCCAACGGTGCGTCGAGGCCCTCGCGCCCTACGAGCCCCACATTCCCTGGACCAGGTCCTTCCTGGAGAAGCGCGCGAGCTGCTACGTGGAGACCCACCACTCCCTGGAGGACGAGGCGCTCGCGGACATCGCGAACTTCATGTCCATGGAACCTCCCCCCCTGCTGGAGGATGGCGGGAACGCCCCTCCCCCTTGA
- a CDS encoding phytanoyl-CoA dioxygenase family protein — protein sequence MSRARDFARQGFLVLPGFVPAHACEALKARAEALVADFQPETVSIFTTHEQSRTSDEYFLSSGDQIRFFFEENAFRPDGSLRQDKTLSINKIGHAMHDLDPVFERFSRTPELAALASELGLKQALLLQSMYIFKQPFIGGEVNSHQDSTFLYTEPTTCLGFWFALEDATLENGCLWALPGGHTLGLKKRFVRAEGGGTAFQVVDATPLPEEGMVPLEVEKGTLVVLHGLLPHKSGANTSPKSRHAYSLHLIDGTARYPEDNWLHRAPTLPLRGFGPLATSSPD from the coding sequence ATGAGCCGAGCCAGAGACTTCGCGCGACAGGGCTTCCTCGTACTGCCCGGGTTCGTCCCGGCGCACGCTTGCGAGGCCTTGAAGGCCCGGGCGGAAGCGCTCGTGGCGGACTTCCAGCCAGAGACCGTCTCCATCTTCACCACGCACGAGCAGAGCCGCACCTCGGACGAGTATTTCCTCTCCTCGGGAGATCAGATCCGCTTCTTCTTCGAGGAGAACGCCTTCCGCCCGGACGGCTCGCTGCGCCAGGACAAGACGCTGTCCATCAACAAGATCGGCCACGCGATGCACGACCTGGACCCCGTCTTCGAGCGGTTCTCGCGCACGCCGGAGCTGGCGGCCCTGGCCTCGGAGCTGGGCCTGAAGCAGGCGCTGCTGCTCCAGTCCATGTACATCTTCAAGCAGCCCTTCATCGGCGGGGAGGTGAACAGCCACCAGGACTCGACGTTCCTGTACACGGAGCCCACCACCTGTCTGGGCTTCTGGTTCGCCCTGGAGGACGCCACGCTGGAGAATGGCTGTCTGTGGGCGCTACCGGGTGGGCACACGCTGGGCTTGAAGAAGCGCTTCGTGCGCGCCGAGGGAGGCGGCACGGCCTTCCAGGTGGTGGATGCCACGCCCCTGCCCGAGGAGGGCATGGTGCCCCTGGAGGTGGAGAAGGGCACGCTCGTGGTGCTCCACGGGCTGCTGCCGCACAAGAGCGGCGCCAACACCTCGCCCAAGAGCCGCCACGCCTACTCGCTCCACCTCATCGACGGCACCGCGCGCTACCCCGAGGACAACTGGCTGCACCGCGCGCCCACCCTGCCCCTCCGGGGCTTCGGCCCCCTCGCGACGAGTTCGCCCGACTGA
- a CDS encoding LysE family translocator, with protein MTPPAPLLASIYGLYLLAVITPGPNTFIVTRLALSASRRHAARAVLGIALGNTVWLCFVLGGVAVLLQRLPGGMRAVRYVGGLYLLYMGVRGWLAARAASRASAAEPVVAPEKALVERALAGEEARPFRSGLFSSLSNPNTLPFYLSLFAPTVVQGIAPWVRVAAGAGVVTIAMAWYGTLAWGLSTGHVRRAYSRREPLIRRVLALVLVAYGIRLLVTG; from the coding sequence ATGACGCCTCCCGCCCCCCTGCTCGCCTCCATCTATGGCCTGTATCTGCTCGCGGTCATCACGCCCGGGCCGAACACGTTCATCGTCACGCGCCTGGCGCTGTCCGCCTCGCGCCGGCACGCGGCCAGGGCCGTGCTGGGGATTGCCCTGGGCAATACGGTGTGGCTCTGCTTCGTCCTGGGGGGCGTCGCCGTGCTCCTGCAGCGGTTGCCGGGAGGGATGCGCGCCGTGCGCTACGTGGGGGGGCTGTACCTGCTCTACATGGGCGTGCGGGGATGGCTCGCCGCACGGGCGGCCTCACGTGCTTCCGCGGCGGAGCCGGTCGTGGCTCCGGAGAAGGCGCTGGTGGAGCGGGCGCTGGCGGGGGAGGAAGCCCGGCCGTTTCGCAGCGGGCTGTTCTCCAGTCTGTCCAATCCGAACACCCTGCCGTTCTACCTGAGCCTCTTCGCTCCCACGGTGGTGCAGGGCATTGCTCCGTGGGTGCGCGTGGCGGCGGGCGCGGGCGTCGTGACGATCGCCATGGCGTGGTACGGGACGCTGGCCTGGGGCCTGTCCACCGGGCATGTCCGGCGGGCCTACTCCCGGCGCGAGCCGCTCATCCGCCGGGTGCTCGCGCTGGTGCTGGTGGCCTATGGCATTCGGCTGCTGGTGACGGGGTAG